The genomic stretch ACTCCCCTCATTGTTTTCCAACATTATGATTAACTAACACAAATTATGGCATCTCCAATCAAGCCTAACTTCTCCAGCATAAGCATGAacattgtaattataactaattaTCGGACCAACCgtaatttgttgttgttgataaCACGGTTTTCGAAACGACACAATATGACTACTCACCATATACGCCGTGACGCGTTCCGACACCCGAATTTCCTCCATTCGTAACTCTTGTAGTTTCCTTACATATTCCGGCACATGTTGTAAGTCCCAAACTACTCCTACCCCTCCGGGTTTCAACACCCTTACCATTTCCGCCACCACCCGCTCCCTCTCCTCCTTCACTGTCGCCGCTCGTCTAATTGCCGCCCCAGAGACGACCACGTCGAAGTAGTCGTCTCGGAATGGTAGTCGTTTTACGTCACCTTCCCGGCATGTGACATACTCTTGTACACCTTCTTGGCTGGCGGTTCGTAGCGTTTGCATTGTTATTGATCTCTTTTGGTCCAACCCGACAACCCGTCCAGACGATCCTTGCTTCTTTAGTTGCAACGCCACCGCGTTTAGCAGGATTCCTATACCGTAATATTTTCATTAATTCAAATACTCATATAAGACAATTGTATATACATAACAGCTTCATTTCATGTTATAATATATAGATTACAGTcttttataaaccactttttgaaaattaaagGCCACCGTATTTAGCAGGATTCCTACACCGTAATATTTTCATTAATTCAAATACTCGTATAAGACCGTTATATATACATAACAATTTTGTTTCAtgttatataataatatatatacagATTACGGCCTTTTATAAACCACTCTTTGAAAATTATAGGCCACCGTGTTTAGCCAGATTCCTATACCGTAATATTTTCATTAATTCAAATATTCGTATAAGACCGTTGTATATACATAACAGTTCCGTTTCATGTTATATACGAATTACGgccttttataaaccactttttTAAAAtaacagccttatataattttcaaaaagtggtttAAATTAAAAAAGACTGTAGTCAATAATTTTCtcttaaattaattaattcgGCCAAATTATGGTTAAAAATCACTATCTCATCGTACCGTGACACTACCACAAAAAACCAAATTGATACTACTATCAGAAAAAATGAACACAAATATTAtcctacaactagttgtataatagctatgtacaaccgcgtcaaagttatcgagctctgacacaaagttgttgagttattttacaagttattgagctattttacgaagttattgagcttaataattatttagttaagctcaacaactttgtatcataactcgataatgttgttaatagagctcgacaactttgtaacaaaaCTCCACTACactgaataagttgtatatacaaccggttgtataatacattaactgaaaAATGAAGTCAttccgtctcaattatttattttacttttttttattctttgtaagAGATGTTATAATCAAAGATAGACAATTAATTAAGGATGAAGTAAAGTCCATTAATTATTCAGttatcaataataatcaaatTGATACTACTATCAGAAAGTCATTCCGtctcaaatatttattttactttttttttattctttgtaagtgttaatcaaagataaacaaatagagtaacacaaattcttgtttgtgacggcacatatccgtcactcttgagtgacggataccattttacctcacaaagtacccactttttctctctctgcaacactattcatgtggtcccctttctccactaacccattttgttaccattttaacttacaaaatatccgccacaaatggtaacccgtcacaagggagaccaattgatagAGTAATTAAGACAAATGGAATAATGTCCATTAATTACTCATTTATCAATAATAACACTAGTAAAATTATACGTAAAATAAAACTATATTACTCCGACTCAGCTGCAAGtattaaaaacgtaataaaatGAAGTGTCAAAGTGTCATACCTCGACCACAACCAACATCGAGAGCGATCTTAACATTAGACCAATCAGTAACAGAGGAAAGCATCCTCTGCGCGATCTCCCACCGTAGCGGCACAGCCGAATATAAAAAGTTCGCCGCAGCGAACAGTAAACATATCGCGATCAAGGCTGTGATGGACCCGGTCAGACCGGCAGCAAACCGGGCTGAACCGGCCGGAAGTAACATTGCAAAAAGACGGAAATTTGACAGCGCAGCGGCGATTGGGGAAAAGTATAGTAAAAGAAATACGGCGAGAATAGTGAAAATAACAGCGTGGAATAAGAGGAATAGTAAGGTTTGCCATTCGTCCATGCCGTATATTGCGTAGATCTGTGCCCAATCTCTGCTCCCTTTCCCCATTTTAAGGACCATTTTCGCGGTTTTTGGTTTTCAGTAAGTCTTCTGAGAAACCGTCTTAGACTGTAAGTAGCAAGCGAATGatatcaaatcaaatcaaaatatttccaacaccatttttgttgttgttgtgcctGTTAAAAAAGTGATCAAATTAGATTACAAATTAATAATTTTGTTTAAAATTTTGTTTAATGCTCCGATCATTTATTTACGTGTTTTATTTAATTCTCTGCAttaggtattttaatcaaagttaaaCAATTACACATAATAAAAGGTAAATGATGTTAACGAATTGCACGCGATCATGCTCCAAAATACAGAatataaaagataaacaaataattggaaCAGAAGGAGTAATTACGAATCGTAAAAAAAATAGTGTAAATTGATACTATCTCTATTTGATTAAgacatttattaaaaaaaaaattaaacacaaTTAAAATCAGGAAATAAATCAAAATCTATTCTAAAAAGGATTGCTATTAATAAAACAACAATCTCAAGAATTTGTAAGTGCTCAAAATTAATAATTTTTCCATTGTAGAGGTAAATACAATCAGTTTTATAAATTTTAGTACTACGTTACTATATACGAAATAAATTCATAAATCGCAAGATATATTTCCAACAAATGAAAATGCGATCATCACCTAATTCTTTTGACCgtaaaatgagtcacaaggacaatatAATACATACTCGGCACTATATAATATAGGGAGTAAGGGATTCGAGGCTGAAACCTAACCAGTAGGTTAAGACATTTTCGGCATTATCTGGTAACTGTGACGAGTATTTTAGTCAATCCAATACATTTTGTAACCCAACAAAGACAAATAGATTCAATGTaatatataaaaggtaaacaaatgactgagacggaaaTTGTAACATAAAATGCGATCTTACCTCTTGATTGTTGTatgatttttgagttttttttggtATGAATGTGAACAAGTAAAGAGAACTCAAAAAAAATCAAGATATAGAGAGTGGGTGACTCGATCTTTTGTGATTGCCAGCTTTTACGCAAAAAAAGATTTAAATGAAAGACGTCAAACGACGCGTTTAGTACAATAAAGGGAGGAGAAATGAGAATAAGAATAGTGTGAAGTGAGTGAAGTGTGCACGTTGAATTGAATGAAGTAATGAAATGAAGTGTGAAGTGTTGGATGATGCTCTTTggatgtgtgtgggggtgtgttTATATACTTGACATTTCCGGATGTTCCGGATTACCCGGTTCGAGATATTTCCGAGTTCACAAATTCTTATCTAAATCGGTTATACGAGTATCTGTTTTGAATTTAGAAAGggtcaaatagaaaggataagacaaaagcaaaatgCATGAAAACTACTTTCTCTGtccagtcatttgttgtcttatTCCATTTAaggtgtctcggtcaattgttgtgctttctattttaggaatgtatttgatgagcaatttaatCGTTCACACCCCATTTGGACCACTTGTGATCTAATAATTGCTCCCTcttctttccttaatctttatgccaaatcaaaggacaataattgacaGGATTTGTGGAGGAAGTAGTAGAAAGTTTATCTTATTTGTTCAAGTGGTGTTATTTGACTCGTTTTAATATTAAGACGAGTATTTCAGTATTAATTGGAGTTGTAtttagaaaagaaaaataaatgaaattgaaattgatttatgTGGATGGAGATTAAAACTGATTTGTTATAGAATCAGTTTTGATCTTTGACCATAACAAACTCTTAAAAATGATGTATTCTTTTTATGGAAGGTCATCTTATATTGATGGGTTTGCTATATAAAGACGGATAtttaaaatgacggttttaaaaAGGAAAAATTGAAAGTAGAAATGATTCATGTAGATTGAAGATCAAAACCGATTTTATTAGGCATAAAATCAGTTTTGATCTTTGACCATAACAATATCTAAGAAATGAGGTATTTTTTTATGGAAAGTTATCTTATATATGTTACTTTACTATATAAAGACAGACATTTAAAATGATACTCCGTAATTTTAAGGGATTCACATTTAAAGCATGAATGGAAATAAATTACGGAAAATTaaaatcataatttcgaaatatttaatgTCATATTCTTTTGAACTGAAACTTTCAAACCTGAATTAGTTTTTATATAATCaaaattaatttaaaaatttaatctaaattgaactgaactgaataaccTGAAATTGAAGTCCAAAAAACAAGGCATTGGTCCAACAAAGATCTTATTTTCCCAAATTAACTTTTTTGTTGATTCAACCCCACTTCCGAATAGGAGACGTTAATTAGGGAAGTTTGTTGAAAAGTGAGAGTAAATTATGCTAAGAATGTGAAGTAAGTGTGACGATGCCTAAAATATTTGAATTTAGTAAATGGGTGCATTTTAAGTCAATCGAGAGAAGTGGACTTGATGTCATGTGGTGTGGGTAACCCAATTTTAAGACATTTCGTAGTAATTAAATCCCAAGATTGCGAGGTTTTAGAATGGAATGCCGACAATTAGAACATCAACATACCCTTGGTTTTTGTTTGTTTCTAAAGTTTCTTGTAAAATGGGGAATTGTTAGAGCATGATTTGGGAAAACAATTCAAATTATAGTAATATTATTCCTTGTTTGATGATATTGGTAGATGGGTCGATAGTGCACGATTCATTTGGTTATTAAATCCGACTAaacgttgtcaaaaaaaaaaaaaaaaaaatccgactAATATTGTACTCCCTCCGCTtcagtgatatgtttacactttctttattttgtgagggggaaataaaggaagtgtaaacatatcactggaacggagggagtatatgttttAGGCTTTATTTTTCGGTTAAAATGAGctgaatgaaatgaaatgaaataaatggaGTTGAGCTAAACTGAATAAAGTTGAAGAGTTAGGTTGAACAGACCTGAGATGAACTGAATGGAGTTGAGCTGAATTAAACAAAATTAACCTGACgtaaaatgagctgaaattatGTCAGAAAGTATAGGGTATAAGTGGTTGAGATTTGTGATTGGGATAGTTTGAACAATAAGTTTCCTAATCTCAAGTTTCAATCTCCCTCCCTTGTATATTGCTATTATTAAGGTATAAAACTATTACTTGTGCATCAATCATCATCTTaagttattttttatttttatttttgacaacaataaactGTGATTTAAAGAAAAACGTTTTACAATACAAACATAGGAGTACCTGAGTCACCTAAACTACTAGAAATCCAGGTACTCGCACTAAAAATACAAGAGTAGCAACCATTACCTTAAAGTTGCGgttgatttaatttgttttctAACAATAGTATCAGAACCTGATGAGTGATGATTCTGAGGTTAATCATGACCTTAGTCATCATGTTAAACTTTAAGTTCAGCGAATTTTCTCACAATTTTACTGACCTTATGTAATAGTAAACTAGTGCCTCCTCTGACACagataaaaaaaacgaaatccaATAAACCCGTTCAACATGCTAAACCCAATCACCAACCGATGTTCGAATCTAGCTCGTATTTGATCATTTATAATTGTCAAAATAATTCGTAAGTAAACTACTTACAAGAATCCAAGTCAGTGAGTTTCGTACATTTGGAAGAAGACAGAACCAATTCTATCGCTTGTCAATAAGAACCTTAAACAAGATTCAAATCAACAAAATTATTACACGATTTTAAAATGTTTAGAATGTCCTTTAATCGATTAATTATTTAACACGAATTATTAAGGCTCCGTTTGGTAAAATTATTGAAAAAGCCTTCTGAAACCCGAAAAGCCTACCTAAAACCCGAAAAGGTGAATCGAAAAGATAATTGAAAATTACGACGCGAAAAAGACTGATTTTTATTAAAACTGTTTGGaagactagctgaaaaggtagctgatatttggtcaaatgacgtaaaaggacatggcttattattattatcatttatgtttttattattattgttgtgttaTTGTCGTTGGCATTATTAGTAGTTAGAAGAAAATGTAATTTTTTTCACTATAATTGCACAAGTCTTCAACATGCTTCAAATTGAcggaaacaataattaaaatatcacgataacgtaaaaaaaaaatatcaaacgGTATATCATCAAAAAATGTATTTTATGGATACGAAGTAAGTTTTCTATTAAACCATACATaaaaatagttaattaaattgcacCCTGAATTAAAGTATTGATATTATCACGGAGGCTATTCATTTCCGTAGAAACTCTTTAATTGGGTTTATTTGTgatcataatataaaaaataataatattggaGTAATATATAAGAAGTTGAAGGGTAAAAAAGGTAATCAAAATataatcaggtacctgaaatcccaAATGCTaccctaggtagcatttcatttcaggtaccttttttgCTATAAAATGCTACTTGCCAAACGCGTTCAAGAAAATAAGCTACCTGGAAATTTTGTCAAAAAAGCTACTTCGATgaaaaaaggtacctgaaatgcgctaccaaacagagccttatgAAGGGTAAGACAATTGAAAAGGACAATACTATAAATCAGAAAAAATAAATTATTTGTTGAGAAAATGTGTGAAGTGTCATTAAGTGTGATGGTTAAGTTCCTTAGATTTAAGGGACAAGATAATAAAGACTTGAGGAATCAAATCTAATGACCCAAATTATATTAAAAATTATAATCCACGTAAAGCAAGTTTGTTCACTAATTACCGGTTTTCAAGCCTGTTTCTTCACTTGAAAATGACGTTTCTCTAACTTCTTGACTAGTATATCGTACTATTTTCAAATCTTCTTTTCTTCCATAGAATCCATCGTACAATATTTCCCTATCGAAAAATGAGATAATGCTATCGAGTATCAAGGTATTAATGTGAACGTGCGATATTAAGTTTCAGTATTCTTCTCATTTACTCTctttattttaaattttaataaGTTGATTTCGCTATTAAGAATATGAAGCAGGAGAATCTTAAAAGAAATAAAGTCCGTATTCCACAAAAAAAATGAGGTACCAAATATAAAAGTATAAAAGTTTGGATTGAATTTTATTGATAAAGCTTCTAAATTTAATCACCAAAACCGAAGTCCCAGTTCTGCCGGTTCTCGCATTTAAGACTAAACTGGGCCTTAACCACCCTTATATATATGGGACAGTTGACGGTTTGTAGTGCTTGTAAGTGAAATGTAACTTATTATTCGTATAATTAAATGAAGAACGCGTAATGTTAATAGTAAATTGATAGTCTAGGGAACCCGTTATACTAGATTAGTCCTGATTCGAGTCTAGTAAGACCACCGAGATGATAAAACTTTCCCTCATTAATTTTAACACTGTTGTATTTTTAGAGCTCGAACTCAAAATCTCTAGTTAAGTTAAAACAACCCATCACGTAAAATTGTCTCGTTACCGAGACTCGATTCATGAGGTTATTAACCCATTGTGTTATTAAGGAGGGTGTTAAATTCAAAATTCAGATTACACGGAAATTAGTGGggtgatgcatgggtttttgtatTAAAGCAAGATAAGTGGGTCACCAATGAACGGAAAAACGCGGCAACTGGCTTTAAAGTTCAAAGAATTTGTGATGTGAGCTAAAGTGGTCGACTATGGTGGTGTATTTTACTCCGTCCGTTATTCTCATACACAAAATCTCATATAAGACCGTCTAATATAAATATTAGGGATATTTTatatggtaccccttaatttttcgAGTTTCTACATGGTATCCCTACATTTTTTagaacatacatggtacccctatttgttgtcattatcactaagtgtacttctaaactttattttccgtcaattaaactcagttttaggcgttaagtgattacttggacgcgtaaccaagtttgtcatttatcatcccatga from Silene latifolia isolate original U9 population chromosome 5, ASM4854445v1, whole genome shotgun sequence encodes the following:
- the LOC141656428 gene encoding uncharacterized protein LOC141656428 — its product is MVLKMGKGSRDWAQIYAIYGMDEWQTLLFLLFHAVIFTILAVFLLLYFSPIAAALSNFRLFAMLLPAGSARFAAGLTGSITALIAICLLFAAANFLYSAVPLRWEIAQRMLSSVTDWSNVKIALDVGCGRGILLNAVALQLKKQGSSGRVVGLDQKRSITMQTLRTASQEGVQEYVTCREGDVKRLPFRDDYFDVVVSGAAIRRAATVKEERERVVAEMVRVLKPGGVGVVWDLQHVPEYVRKLQELRMEEIRVSERVTAYMVSSHIVSFRKPCYQQQQITVGPIISYNYNVHAYAGEVRLDWRCHNLC